The following are from one region of the Mycolicibacterium diernhoferi genome:
- a CDS encoding MlaE family ABC transporter permease, with the protein MVSKTQDRWSSGIPIFRSGGPGPMRAIGGLLAMSADAVKFLFRGPFQGREFLEQSWFVARVSLMPTILVAVPFTVLVSFTLNILLRELGAADLSGAGAAFGAVTQVGPMVTVLIVAGAGATAMCADLGSRTVREEIDAMEVLGINPVQRLVTPRMLASGLVALLLNSLVVIIGILGGYVFSIFIQGVNPGAFAAGITLLTGVPEVLISCVKAGLFGLIAGLVACYRGLMISGGGAKAVGNAVNETVVYAFMALFVVNVLVTAIGIQMTAD; encoded by the coding sequence ATGGTCAGCAAGACCCAGGACCGCTGGTCGTCGGGGATACCGATCTTCAGGTCGGGTGGGCCCGGCCCGATGCGGGCCATCGGCGGATTGCTGGCCATGTCGGCGGACGCCGTCAAGTTCCTGTTCCGCGGGCCGTTCCAGGGACGAGAATTCCTGGAGCAGTCCTGGTTCGTGGCCCGCGTCTCGCTGATGCCGACGATTCTGGTCGCGGTGCCCTTCACGGTGCTGGTCAGCTTCACCCTCAACATCCTGTTGCGCGAACTGGGTGCGGCGGACCTGTCCGGCGCCGGGGCCGCCTTCGGCGCCGTGACCCAGGTAGGCCCGATGGTCACCGTGCTCATCGTGGCCGGGGCCGGCGCGACGGCGATGTGCGCCGACCTCGGGTCCCGCACCGTCCGCGAGGAGATCGACGCCATGGAGGTGCTGGGCATCAACCCGGTGCAACGGCTGGTGACTCCCCGGATGCTGGCCTCCGGGCTGGTGGCGCTGCTGCTCAACAGCCTGGTGGTGATCATCGGAATCCTTGGCGGATACGTCTTTTCGATCTTCATCCAGGGCGTCAACCCGGGGGCTTTCGCCGCCGGCATCACCCTGCTCACCGGGGTGCCCGAAGTGCTCATCTCATGCGTCAAGGCCGGTCTGTTCGGCCTGATCGCCGGGCTCGTCGCCTGCTACCGCGGGCTGATGATCAGCGGCGGTGGCGCCAAGGCCGTCGGCAACGCGGTCAACGAGACCGTCGTCTACGCGTTCATGGCCCTGTTCGTGGTGAACGTGTTGGTCACGGCCATCGGCATCCAGATGACGGCGGACTAG
- a CDS encoding MCE family protein, which translates to MSSTVKRPLIGSATVGVALAIVALSIGLFRGSFTESVPVIVLSERAGLVMNADAKVKLHGAQVGSVQSIESLPDGRAKLHLAMDPSYLDIIPANVRVDIASTTVFGSKFVELIPPENPSAQALTAGQVLDAGHVTVEINTVFQQLSTVLQKIEPTKLNETMGALATAMDGRGDQIGQMLSDFDGFLATIDPSLPTMEHELTVAPEVFDAYADAAPDLIATVEASTRMSETLVEEQTNLDTLLISVIGLADTGTDVIGSNRGAITDVMRLLVPTTDLTNEYNAALTCGLGGAVELAKAPGTPLPGGLLLQTVVLGQERYRYPQNLPKVAATGGPQCTDLPKVPFQKHPPFVITDVNANPAQYGNEGILLNSDGLKQALFGPIGGPPRNTAQIGQPG; encoded by the coding sequence ATGAGTTCAACGGTCAAACGGCCCCTGATCGGGTCGGCGACGGTGGGCGTGGCACTCGCGATCGTCGCGCTGTCCATCGGGCTGTTCCGCGGCAGTTTCACCGAATCGGTGCCGGTCATCGTGCTGTCCGAACGTGCCGGGTTGGTCATGAACGCCGATGCGAAGGTGAAACTACATGGTGCGCAGGTAGGTTCGGTGCAGTCCATCGAATCGCTGCCCGACGGCAGGGCCAAACTGCACCTGGCCATGGATCCGTCGTACCTCGACATCATCCCGGCCAACGTCCGCGTGGACATCGCGTCCACGACGGTGTTCGGCTCGAAATTCGTCGAACTGATCCCGCCGGAGAACCCGTCGGCGCAGGCGCTGACGGCGGGGCAGGTGCTCGACGCCGGCCACGTCACCGTCGAGATCAACACGGTCTTCCAACAGCTGTCCACGGTGCTGCAGAAGATCGAGCCCACCAAACTCAACGAGACCATGGGCGCGTTGGCCACCGCGATGGACGGACGAGGTGACCAGATCGGGCAGATGCTGTCCGATTTCGACGGCTTCCTGGCGACGATCGATCCCAGCCTGCCGACCATGGAACACGAACTCACCGTCGCACCCGAGGTGTTCGATGCCTACGCCGACGCCGCCCCCGATCTGATCGCGACCGTCGAGGCATCGACGCGCATGAGTGAGACGCTCGTCGAGGAACAAACCAACCTCGACACCCTGCTGATCAGCGTCATCGGTCTGGCCGATACCGGCACCGACGTCATCGGCTCCAACCGCGGTGCGATCACCGATGTGATGCGACTGCTCGTCCCGACAACCGATCTGACCAACGAGTACAACGCGGCATTGACCTGCGGTCTCGGCGGCGCCGTGGAGTTGGCCAAGGCACCCGGCACACCGCTGCCCGGCGGGTTGCTCTTGCAGACGGTCGTCCTCGGGCAGGAGCGCTACCGCTATCCGCAGAACCTGCCGAAGGTGGCCGCCACCGGCGGGCCGCAGTGCACCGATCTGCCCAAGGTGCCGTTCCAGAAGCACCCGCCGTTCGTGATCACCGATGTCAACGCGAATCCCGCCCAATACGGCAACGAAGGAATCCTGCTGAATTCCGACGGCCTCAAGCAGGCACTGTTCGGCCCGATCGGCGGCCCGCCGCGCAACACCGCACAGATCGGGCAGCCCGGATGA
- the lon gene encoding endopeptidase La, with the protein MPEAIAVPVLFVSEPVLLPGMVVPIELDDAARVAVEAAQAAAPEGQEGKLLIAPRLDDRYPTHGVLASIVQVGRIPGGGAAAVVKGGRRAQIGAGTTGPGAALWVEVTEVTDAEATEETKTLAAEYKKLLLAMLQRREAWQIVDVVNKISDPSALSDTAGYASYLTAEQKRDLLETEDVAVRLSRLIEWTGEHLAEVEVSDKIAEDVRAGMDKQQKEFLLRQQLAAIRKELGEAEPEGSDDYRARVEAADLPEKVREAALREVGKLERTSDQSPEGGWIRTWLDTVLDLPWNVTTEDSADLKAAREILDADHHGLEDVKDRIVEYLAVRARRAQRNMAVVGGRGSGAVMVLAGPPGVGKTSLGESVARALGRKFVRVALGGVRDEAEIRGHRRTYVGALPGRIVRAIGEAGSMNPVVLLDEIDKVGSDYRGDPSSALLEVLDPAQNHTFRDHYLELDLDLSDVVFLATANVIENIPSALLDRMELIQIDGYTEDDKVAIARDYLLPRQAERAALTSDEVELTEAALHKIAADYTREPGVRQFERLLAKALRKVTTKLADNDVTSITIDEPDLVEYLGRPRFTPDSDERTAVPGVATGLAVTGLGGDVLYIEAGAVDAEPGLKLTGQLGDVMKESAQIALSYVRAHAEQLGVDPESLDRQIHVHVPAGAVPKDGPSAGVTMVTALVSMATGRQVRGDVGMTGEVTLNGRVLPIGGVKQKLLAAQRAGLKTVFIPQRNEPDLDEVPAEVLEALDVRPMTDVAEIVALALEPAVEAATTAAA; encoded by the coding sequence ATGCCTGAAGCCATCGCAGTCCCGGTCTTGTTTGTCAGCGAACCCGTCCTGCTGCCCGGCATGGTGGTGCCCATCGAACTCGATGACGCCGCCCGTGTCGCCGTCGAAGCCGCCCAAGCCGCGGCCCCGGAAGGCCAGGAGGGCAAGCTGCTGATCGCCCCGCGTCTGGACGACCGCTACCCCACCCACGGCGTGCTCGCCTCGATCGTGCAGGTCGGACGCATTCCGGGCGGCGGTGCGGCGGCCGTGGTCAAGGGTGGCCGTCGCGCGCAGATCGGCGCCGGCACCACCGGTCCGGGTGCCGCGCTGTGGGTCGAGGTGACCGAGGTCACCGACGCCGAGGCCACCGAGGAGACCAAGACGCTCGCGGCCGAGTACAAGAAGTTGCTGCTGGCGATGCTGCAGCGCCGCGAGGCCTGGCAGATCGTGGATGTGGTCAACAAGATCAGTGATCCGTCCGCCCTGTCCGACACCGCCGGCTATGCGTCGTACCTGACCGCCGAGCAGAAGCGGGACCTGCTGGAAACCGAGGATGTGGCGGTCCGGCTGAGCCGGCTGATCGAGTGGACCGGCGAACACCTGGCCGAGGTCGAGGTCAGCGACAAGATCGCCGAGGACGTCCGGGCCGGGATGGACAAGCAGCAGAAGGAATTCCTGCTGCGCCAGCAACTGGCCGCGATCCGCAAGGAACTCGGCGAGGCTGAACCGGAAGGGTCCGACGACTACCGCGCCCGTGTGGAGGCCGCCGACCTTCCCGAGAAGGTCCGCGAGGCCGCACTGCGCGAGGTCGGCAAGCTGGAACGCACCAGCGATCAGAGCCCGGAGGGCGGCTGGATCCGGACCTGGCTGGACACCGTCCTGGACCTGCCGTGGAACGTCACCACCGAGGACTCCGCCGATCTGAAGGCCGCCCGGGAGATCCTGGACGCCGATCATCACGGTCTGGAGGACGTCAAGGACCGCATCGTGGAGTACCTGGCGGTGCGGGCCCGCCGCGCCCAGCGCAACATGGCAGTCGTCGGCGGCCGGGGTTCCGGCGCGGTGATGGTGCTGGCCGGTCCTCCCGGTGTCGGCAAGACCTCGCTGGGTGAGTCCGTGGCACGGGCCTTGGGCCGCAAGTTCGTTCGCGTCGCCCTCGGCGGTGTGCGTGACGAGGCCGAGATCCGCGGGCACCGGCGTACCTACGTCGGCGCGCTGCCGGGCCGGATCGTGCGGGCCATCGGCGAGGCCGGGTCGATGAACCCGGTCGTGCTGCTCGACGAGATCGACAAGGTCGGTTCGGACTACCGCGGCGACCCGTCGTCGGCGCTGCTGGAGGTGCTGGATCCGGCGCAGAACCACACGTTCCGCGACCACTACCTGGAGCTGGATCTGGACCTGTCCGACGTGGTGTTCCTGGCGACGGCCAACGTCATCGAGAACATCCCGTCCGCGCTGCTGGACCGCATGGAGCTGATCCAGATCGACGGCTACACCGAGGACGACAAGGTGGCCATCGCCCGGGATTACCTGCTGCCCCGCCAAGCCGAACGTGCCGCATTGACCTCCGACGAGGTCGAACTGACCGAGGCGGCGCTGCACAAGATCGCCGCCGACTACACCCGCGAACCGGGGGTGCGGCAGTTCGAGCGGCTGCTGGCCAAGGCGTTGCGCAAGGTGACCACCAAGCTGGCCGACAACGACGTCACCAGCATCACCATCGATGAGCCGGATCTCGTTGAGTACCTGGGTCGTCCGCGGTTCACGCCGGACTCCGACGAGCGCACCGCGGTGCCCGGCGTGGCGACCGGTCTGGCCGTCACCGGTCTGGGTGGCGATGTGCTCTACATCGAGGCGGGTGCGGTCGATGCCGAGCCGGGTTTGAAACTCACCGGCCAGCTCGGCGACGTCATGAAGGAGTCCGCGCAGATCGCGCTGTCCTACGTGCGGGCACACGCCGAGCAGTTGGGCGTGGACCCCGAGTCGCTGGACCGCCAGATCCACGTGCACGTGCCTGCGGGCGCGGTGCCCAAGGACGGTCCGTCGGCGGGCGTCACCATGGTGACCGCGCTGGTCTCGATGGCCACTGGGCGTCAGGTCCGCGGGGACGTCGGGATGACCGGCGAGGTGACGCTCAACGGTCGGGTGCTGCCCATCGGCGGCGTCAAGCAGAAGCTGCTTGCCGCGCAACGGGCCGGGCTGAAGACGGTGTTCATCCCGCAGCGCAACGAGCCCGACCTGGACGAGGTCCCGGCCGAGGTG
- a CDS encoding SDR family NAD(P)-dependent oxidoreductase: protein MTEADLSRYRGRRVLITGAGSGIGQACTLRILAEGGRVVAADVSPEGLADTVDKAGTDRLSTVVMDVGAEESVRAGVAEAVSTLGGLDTLVNAAGILRSSHLAETTLADFEQVLRINLVGTFLVTREASAALHDGDGPAVVNFSSTSAHFAHPYMAAYAASKGGVLSMTHAWASEFAKAGIRFNCVQPGSISSGMTDGTGAARQSVGPGLPEDADYTLFGKVAPMLPLDGGAIFAQPDAVAGVVAMLGSKDAYFITGTEVRIDGGAHM from the coding sequence GTGACCGAAGCCGACCTCTCGCGTTACCGGGGCCGCCGGGTACTCATCACCGGCGCGGGTTCGGGCATCGGGCAGGCCTGCACGCTGCGGATCTTGGCCGAGGGCGGGCGCGTCGTCGCCGCCGACGTCAGCCCGGAAGGGTTGGCCGACACCGTCGACAAGGCGGGTACCGACCGGCTGTCCACGGTGGTGATGGATGTCGGCGCCGAGGAGTCGGTGCGGGCCGGGGTCGCCGAAGCGGTCTCCACACTGGGCGGGCTGGACACCCTGGTCAACGCCGCCGGGATCCTGCGTTCCTCGCATCTCGCCGAGACGACGCTCGCCGACTTCGAGCAGGTGCTGCGGATCAACCTGGTCGGGACGTTCCTGGTCACCCGGGAGGCCAGCGCGGCACTGCACGACGGTGACGGCCCGGCGGTGGTGAACTTCAGCTCGACCTCGGCGCACTTCGCGCACCCGTACATGGCCGCGTACGCGGCATCCAAGGGCGGGGTGTTGTCGATGACGCATGCCTGGGCCTCGGAGTTCGCCAAGGCCGGGATCCGGTTCAATTGTGTTCAGCCCGGGTCGATCTCGTCCGGGATGACCGACGGTACCGGTGCGGCACGGCAGAGCGTCGGGCCCGGTCTGCCCGAGGACGCCGATTACACCCTGTTCGGCAAGGTCGCCCCGATGTTGCCGCTGGACGGCGGGGCCATCTTCGCCCAGCCGGATGCGGTGGCCGGTGTGGTGGCGATGCTGGGCAGCAAGGACGCCTACTTCATCACCGGCACCGAGGTGCGGATCGACGGCGGCGCCCACATGTAG
- a CDS encoding MlaE family ABC transporter permease: MTAVRTLHPSVTRELNRPVNALGRIGDHTMFYGRALAGVPHAFVHYRREIIRLIAEISMGAGTLAMIGGTVVIVGFLTLAAGGTLAVQGYSSLGDIGIEALTGFLAAFINVRISAPVVAGIGLAATFGAGVTAQLGAMRINEEIDALDAMAIRPVEYLVSTRIVAGMIAIAPLYSIAVILSFAASKLTTVGLFGQSAGLYNHYFSTFLNPTDLLWSFLQAILMAIAVLLVHTYFGFFASGGPSGVGVAVGNAVRTSLIVVISVTLLVSLAIYGSNGNFNLSG, encoded by the coding sequence ATGACTGCTGTGCGCACACTTCACCCGTCCGTGACGCGGGAACTGAACCGGCCGGTGAACGCCCTCGGGCGGATCGGCGATCACACCATGTTCTACGGGCGGGCACTGGCCGGTGTGCCGCATGCCTTCGTGCACTACCGCCGCGAGATCATCCGTCTCATCGCCGAGATCAGCATGGGTGCAGGAACCTTGGCGATGATCGGCGGGACGGTCGTCATCGTCGGCTTCCTCACTCTCGCCGCGGGCGGCACCCTGGCCGTGCAGGGATACAGCTCGCTGGGTGACATCGGGATCGAAGCCCTGACCGGCTTCCTGGCGGCATTCATCAACGTCCGGATATCGGCTCCCGTCGTCGCGGGCATCGGTCTGGCCGCCACCTTCGGGGCGGGGGTCACCGCCCAACTCGGTGCCATGCGCATCAACGAGGAGATCGACGCGCTGGACGCCATGGCCATCCGTCCCGTCGAGTACCTGGTGAGCACCCGCATCGTCGCCGGCATGATCGCCATCGCCCCGCTGTACTCGATCGCGGTGATCCTGTCGTTCGCGGCCAGCAAGCTGACCACGGTGGGTCTGTTCGGGCAGTCGGCGGGCCTGTACAACCACTACTTCTCCACCTTCCTCAACCCGACGGATCTGCTGTGGTCGTTCCTGCAGGCCATCCTGATGGCGATCGCGGTGCTGCTGGTGCACACCTACTTCGGGTTCTTCGCCAGCGGCGGGCCGTCCGGTGTCGGGGTCGCAGTCGGCAACGCGGTCCGGACCTCCCTGATCGTCGTGATCTCGGTGACGCTGCTGGTGTCGCTGGCGATCTACGGCTCCAACGGCAACTTCAACCTGTCGGGATAG